GGCCGGGAACTGGCTTGAGTGTTCCCTTGGAATTGCAGCGTAGTAGTTCACATTCACGAGCTTTCTGCCTGCAGTTAATTCATCCCTGAGATTCAGAAGATCGATCTTGTAGCCCTTCTGGTAGTTGTTGCAGCCGTGAAAAAGGTTTGCACCATCTATAAATATCATTACCCGTTCTTGCATCTTCAACCCTAATATTGTTTCTAATTATATTCCATCTGTGAATCTGGTTATTAATTGTTTCCTATTTTCAGCTTAGATGAACCTATGCAGTATAACGTTAGTGAGTTACAAAAAAAATCTGAAGTCAGTACCCCTCAATTTCGTAGTACATCAAAAAAGGAAGAGAATTTATTTTAACATGAAAGAACATTCCCTAAGTGGGTTTATCTCTTTGGGTCAAAGGTTATGGTTTTGCACCCTTAAGGTACTCACGGACCCTTTGAACTTCAAGATCCCAATCAGAAAGCTTATACTTTTCAACAACCTCAATGAATTTCTCGTAGGCTTTAATGGAATCCTCTTTTTCCTCAAAATCCTCTAGAATATTACCCATACCCAGCCATGCCTCAGGGTCCTCTGGATCTATTTTGGTTACTTCACTGTAGCACTCCAGAGCATCTTCTGGCCTTTCAAGGCCCAGGTAGATTTCAGCCTTCAGTGTGAGTGCACTTGTGAACTCTGGCTCAACCCCTAAAATATCAGTTAAGCAGTTAATTGCTTCCTCTTCTTTACCCATATCTGCCAGGGCACATGTCTTGTAGTATATTACAGATGTGTTACGTTCATTTATATCCAGTGCCTTGTTGTAAAACTCCATTGCTTTATCAAAGTTGTTCAAAGATGCTGAGGACAGTCCCAGGTACAGCAGTATGTCTTCATCTTCAGGTTCTACTTCTAAAGCAAGATTCAAAGATTTTATGGCATCTTCATACTTTTCAAGCTCGAATAAGATTATTCCCTTATTTTTCAGGGCCAAAAAGGAGTTTGAATCCATCTCAAGTGCATCATCGAAGTAATTCAAGGCCAGAGTCTTTTTACCCAGAGAAGCCATTATCAAAGCTTTTAAGATTATTGCATTGATGTTTTCTGGTTCAAATTCTAAAAATTTGTCTATAGATCTTTCTGCTTCTTCAAGATCATCCAGGTACAGTAATGCCAGACCCTTGTTGTAGTAAACATCAATATAACTTGGATCCAGTTCCAAAACCTTGTCAAAACATTTCAATGCCCTTTCATCTTCCTGGAGTTCTATCAGTCCAGTTCCCTTCAGGAAAATTGCTGTAACATTATCTGGTTCCAATTCCAATGCCTTTTCAAGGAATTCTACTGCTTCTGCAGGTTCATTTTCCTCGAATTTCTTATTTGCCATTTCAATGTAATCTGATACTTTTGAAGTCATGTTTTTTCACCCTTTTTTATTCCTGTAAATTGTTTTAAAAATAATCAGAAACCCTGGGCCCTGGAACTGCCCCTAAAAATAATTAAATCCCTATTTTTTGACTGGAAGTTCTCATAGTTAATAAGGTATGATCCTTTTATTTATAGTTATCAATCAGATTATTCCTAATTAAATACTTAACTATATGTCTGCAAAATAAATTTAAAAAACAATCCCCCACTCAAGACCGCATTTTATGAATATCCATTCTTTGAATCGGTTTAAATGTTAAATAAAACTTTTGAATCATTCCATAAAGTATTAAAAAGAAATTTCTGGAAAATTCACGCAAAGAGTAAAACTAAAAAAATTCCTTGATCCTTTGTTACCTATGCAAAGTAATTTAAAAAAAAAGATTAATGGAAATATATATCCTCGATTTTCATAATTTCTTAATTTTACCTTTTATTTTCCCTTCAGCTTCTTTAGCCTTCCCTTTAATTTCTCCTTCCATCTCTTTAGTTTTCCCTTTAATTTCTCCTTTCATTTCCTTGGCTTTCCCCTTCATTTCACCTGTTTTTTCACTCATAGAATCCCTCCAATAGTTTTACATTCTAATTCATAATATTGTAATTTTGTCTACTTTGATGATGTGTTGTTGTCCAGGTTTTGGTACCATCCTTTACCCGTGCCCCCCATGAGTTTTGGGAGTATAAAACTCCGAATGACTGTCTTAAACATGACTTTAAACATGTGCCTATGGTTCAGGAGATATTTTGGCCTTGCATAGTATTTCAAATAGGCTGTGGCCAGTTTTCTTTCCACCATCTTCTTGTTTAAACCCATTTCATCATATTTCAAAACTGGTTTTAGTACTGTGTATTCATCCCAGTCATCATCATCTATTAAATTTTTTTCCCTGAGTTCATTGTAGATGGGTGTTCCTGGAAATGGTGTAAGAATAGAATACTGGCAGTAGTCTGAATCAAGTTTAGTTGAGAAATCAATGGTTTTATTCATATCATCTTCGGTTTCTCCAGGATATCCCAGAATGAAAGAGGTTAAAACTTCTAAACCTGCATCTTTTGCAATTTTAACAGCATTTTCAGCGTTTTGAAGAGTTATGCTTTTTTTCATTAAGTCTAAGATACGTTGCGACCCGGATTCAACACCGAAATATATTGTTTGCATTCCTGAATTTTTGAGATTTTGAAGTAACTCTGAGTCTACCCTGTCAACCCTGGATGATGCCACGAATCTCAAATCCATACCTCTGGCTTTGATTTCATTGGCAATATCATTTGCCCTTCTTTTATTGAGCATGAATGTGTCATCCATGAAGCCTATGTCTCTTATCTGGTAGTTATCTATTAATTCCTCTATTTCGTCCACCACGTTGTCTGGACTGCGCCATCGGAACTTTTTGCCCATGATGAGTGAGGATGAACAGTAGTTACAGGAATACACACAACCCCTGCTGGTTATTATTCCACCAGTTTGTTCTTTGGAGACACCGTAGGATTTAAAGGGAACAAGATGTCTGGCTGGGAAAGGTAATGAGTCAAGGTCCTTTATTAAAGGCCTATCAGGTGTAGATTTCAAACTTCCAGTGTTTGGATCCCTGAAAACAATTCCCCTAACATTTTCCAGATCCGGAATACTTTCATGGGAGGATTGGGCTGCTATGTCAACCATGGTCTCCTCCCCCTCACCCAGAACTACCACATCAAGGGCTTCAGAATCTTTTAAAGTTTCAAAAGGCATGAAAGTAGTATGTGGACCACCTATTACTGTTAAAGAATTAGGGAGGATATTTTTAACCATTTCCAAGTATTTAAGTCCGCTGTTTATGGTGGATGTGGTGGCGGTAACAGCTACTACTTGTGGATTGAGCTTTTCTGCCATTTCAGACACATGTTTGTAACCTTTTTGTAGGAGATCATCATCTACTATTTTAACAGAGTAAGATTCTTTCTCCAGTGATGATGCCAGGTACATCAGATTTATAGGAGGGGCTATGAAACCAAGCGCATTTTTCAATGCATTCTCATCGTAAGGGTTTATGAGCATCACATCAATTTCTTTATTCATGTAAATCACCATTAATGTCTCAGTCCCTTCTATCTACCTCATCTCTTCGATCTTCATCGTATCTTCGGTTTCTTCGATTGAATCTTAGTATTAGTGAGCCAACTGCACCACCTATTGCGCCCACAACTATTATGATTATTATTTCTTGCGGTGAGTTTAATGGAAGATACATTGATAATTGGGCAGAAAATGCAGCAATTTGACCTTTGAATAAGCTTAGTAGCCACAAGATTATTGCACCGGCAACACCCATAAGCGCTCCATTAATCGTTCCATCAAAAATGTTCCCATACGAGATGTAACCAACTATTATACCTGCAATTAGAAAACCAAACAGGGCAACCGACAATCCCAGAACTGATCCAACACCCAGAATTGCTAAAACTACAGTAAATATAATTGCCAGAATAAAACCTTCAACCACAACACCAACACTTACCATAATAACCATCCCCCATTAAAAAAAAATGTTTTAGTTAATATCAATTTTATGTAATTTTTTCTCTATTTTAGGTAGTTTAATGGTTAAGACAGAGTCTTTGAAGTTAGCTGATGCTTCTTTAACCTTTATTTCTGATGGAAGTTTAAGTGTTCTTTTACTTTCGCCGTAACTTCTCTCTTTTTGGATGTAATTGATGTCTTCCTCTTCACTTTCCTCTTCGAACTTTACCATGATGTCTATGGTTTCACCAGCAATTCCAATATCAATATCTTCCTTTGTAACACCAGGAAGGTCTATTTTTATTATTAAGTTATCATTGGTTTCAATTTTATCGACCATTTTCCCCTCAAATTTTTTTTTA
This genomic stretch from Methanobacterium aggregans harbors:
- a CDS encoding tetratricopeptide repeat protein: MTSKVSDYIEMANKKFEENEPAEAVEFLEKALELEPDNVTAIFLKGTGLIELQEDERALKCFDKVLELDPSYIDVYYNKGLALLYLDDLEEAERSIDKFLEFEPENINAIILKALIMASLGKKTLALNYFDDALEMDSNSFLALKNKGIILFELEKYEDAIKSLNLALEVEPEDEDILLYLGLSSASLNNFDKAMEFYNKALDINERNTSVIYYKTCALADMGKEEEAINCLTDILGVEPEFTSALTLKAEIYLGLERPEDALECYSEVTKIDPEDPEAWLGMGNILEDFEEKEDSIKAYEKFIEVVEKYKLSDWDLEVQRVREYLKGAKP
- a CDS encoding LEA domain-containing protein, which gives rise to MSEKTGEMKGKAKEMKGEIKGKTKEMEGEIKGKAKEAEGKIKGKIKKL
- a CDS encoding B12-binding domain-containing radical SAM protein, translating into MNKEIDVMLINPYDENALKNALGFIAPPINLMYLASSLEKESYSVKIVDDDLLQKGYKHVSEMAEKLNPQVVAVTATTSTINSGLKYLEMVKNILPNSLTVIGGPHTTFMPFETLKDSEALDVVVLGEGEETMVDIAAQSSHESIPDLENVRGIVFRDPNTGSLKSTPDRPLIKDLDSLPFPARHLVPFKSYGVSKEQTGGIITSRGCVYSCNYCSSSLIMGKKFRWRSPDNVVDEIEELIDNYQIRDIGFMDDTFMLNKRRANDIANEIKARGMDLRFVASSRVDRVDSELLQNLKNSGMQTIYFGVESGSQRILDLMKKSITLQNAENAVKIAKDAGLEVLTSFILGYPGETEDDMNKTIDFSTKLDSDYCQYSILTPFPGTPIYNELREKNLIDDDDWDEYTVLKPVLKYDEMGLNKKMVERKLATAYLKYYARPKYLLNHRHMFKVMFKTVIRSFILPKLMGGTGKGWYQNLDNNTSSK
- a CDS encoding DUF5518 domain-containing protein, translated to MVSVGVVVEGFILAIIFTVVLAILGVGSVLGLSVALFGFLIAGIIVGYISYGNIFDGTINGALMGVAGAIILWLLSLFKGQIAAFSAQLSMYLPLNSPQEIIIIIVVGAIGGAVGSLILRFNRRNRRYDEDRRDEVDRRD
- a CDS encoding Hsp20/alpha crystallin family protein, which translates into the protein MVDKIETNDNLIIKIDLPGVTKEDIDIGIAGETIDIMVKFEEESEEEDINYIQKERSYGESKRTLKLPSEIKVKEASANFKDSVLTIKLPKIEKKLHKIDIN